In the Syntrophorhabdaceae bacterium genome, AGAGGAAGGCATCAGGGTCGCTCTCGAGGCCTTTCCCGATCGCGGTTACACTGCTGAAGGAGCGCTTCTGGACCGAAGCGAAGAAGGCGCCGTCTTCAAGGACAAGGCCATCATCGCCGCCCGGGCAATAGACATGGCGGCGAGGGGAGGCGTTGAAAGCGTGGACGGCCGGTGGATTCCCATGGATATCGACACGATCTGCATCCATGGCGACAACAGCGAGAGCATTGGCGCTGCCGGCCTCATTCGCCGCAGGGCCGCAGAAGTTGGGATCGAAGTCGTGCACCTCGGTGCCTTTGTATAATATGAAAATCTTAAGGTGCGGCGAAGACGGGATTCGCATAATCCTTGGTGAGGCAGTCGATCCCGAGGTCAACCTGAAGGTGAGGCAATGTGACTCATTTTTGAGGACTCTCGGACTTAAGGAAATCGTCGACGTAATCCCTTCTTTTAAATCCTGTCTCATTCATTACGATCCGGACCGGATTTCCTTCCAGGATATTCAGGCGATGATCCTTGAAAGGCAAGGCGAGATCGACAGGGTGGAGGTCCTGGCCTCCCGGGCCTGGGAAATACCGGTCCATTATGGCTCGGCCGAGGGGCCCGATATGGACTTTGTCTGCTCCTATTCCGGACTCACGAGGGAGGAAGTGATAGAGATCCACACGTCCGCGGTTTACACGGTCTTCGCGGTCGGTTTCATGCCGGGATTTCCCTATCTGGGCATCCTGGATAAGAGACTCTACGTCCCCCGGCTCGACACGCCAAGGATTAAAGTTCCCGAAGGCTCGGTGGGGCTTGCTCAGCTCCAGACAGGTATTTATCCCTTTGAATCGCCTGCGGGCTGGCGTATCATCGGGAAGACGGAATTGAGGCTTTTCGACTCTAAGAAAGAGCCCTACAGCCTGCTTCGCATTGGCGACACGGTAAAGTTGGCGGCCTTATGATCGAGATCGTGAACCCCGGACTGCTCTGCCTGACCGTCGATGAGGGAAGGAACGGATTCGCCCACATCGGCGTCCCTTCTTCTTCGGCCCTCGACCGGTATGCTCTTCGCGCGGTGAATTACCTCACGGGTAACTCTTCGGTTGCCCCTGCCCTGGAAGTGATGGGCAAGGGATTTGCGTGTATTGCGGGACTCGATGTGGGATGCGCGATTACAGGGGCAAGGGTCCGCGCGTTGATTGACGGCGAGCCGGTTCCATTGTGGACGCCTTTTCTTCTGCCTGCCGGGAAGAGGCTTATCGTAGCCGGCGTTGACGAGGGGTTCAGATATTACATCGGCTTTTCGGGAAAGCTTGCCCTGGAGGAAGTGATGGGCAGTTGTGCTACGAACGTCGAATGCGGGTTCGGAGGCTTCAAGGGACGGCCCCTTCTCAAGGGCGATGTGCTTGAGTTCGAAGAGTTGCCGAAATGGAGAGGAGAAGCAGGCGCCGTTCTCACAATCCCTGCCCTCGACCCTCCCCACCTCCTGAGGCTCGTGGAAGGGCCGGAAAAG is a window encoding:
- the pxpB gene encoding 5-oxoprolinase subunit PxpB: MKILRCGEDGIRIILGEAVDPEVNLKVRQCDSFLRTLGLKEIVDVIPSFKSCLIHYDPDRISFQDIQAMILERQGEIDRVEVLASRAWEIPVHYGSAEGPDMDFVCSYSGLTREEVIEIHTSAVYTVFAVGFMPGFPYLGILDKRLYVPRLDTPRIKVPEGSVGLAQLQTGIYPFESPAGWRIIGKTELRLFDSKKEPYSLLRIGDTVKLAAL
- a CDS encoding biotin-dependent carboxyltransferase family protein, translating into MIEIVNPGLLCLTVDEGRNGFAHIGVPSSSALDRYALRAVNYLTGNSSVAPALEVMGKGFACIAGLDVGCAITGARVRALIDGEPVPLWTPFLLPAGKRLIVAGVDEGFRYYIGFSGKLALEEVMGSCATNVECGFGGFKGRPLLKGDVLEFEELPKWRGEAGAVLTIPALDPPHLLRLVEGPEKGYFTRPSLKKFFSDTGPSGFMVSARSNRTGIRLEGRALTFKEGAEKSIDSEGVIPGTIQIPGDGKPIITLHERTLGGYARLGVIVRADRDLLAHLKPADRVCLKLVSLEEGEELWRKRQEALRFP